A region from the Alnus glutinosa chromosome 5, dhAlnGlut1.1, whole genome shotgun sequence genome encodes:
- the LOC133869558 gene encoding uncharacterized protein LOC133869558, translating into MNFLLASDKENTEKRVEIHSCFYCKKVFNNYQALGGHLRAHQEGINVRRSWNYPVHSSNFLDVSSTAPNPILMGQPENSSGGAGNNPSSLFSRATSSMDFSKFCSNESACVNGSNYVENNVGNATSKYIMSPNLSSSSGRAEVHHSNPLTSSLFIPSASTATTGFPMGSSLYSSPYGICQFNTDELRTFRDGTPFSSRDALPNFQHHNLSDGQCSGQNGVDKYNESSMLTCEGGKKRCLDEVLGNSDMMNSSKRPQISSNLPAETEKPQKKELLLFKDVEDSFTVLGISFDDKTEDEADLDLSLHL; encoded by the exons ATGAATTTCCTTTTGGCCTCTGACAAAGAAAATACTGAGAAGCGTGTGGAGATCCATTCATGCTTCTATTGCAAAAAGGTGTTCAACAATTACCAGGCTCTTGGGGGTCATCTAAGGGCTCATCAGGAGGGAATTAATGTGAGGAGGAGCTGGAATTATCCTGTTCATTCCAGTAATTTCCTTGACGTTTCCAGCACTGCCCCTAATCCCATCTTGATGGGTCAGCCTGAAAATTCCTCTGGAGGTGCTGGGAATAATCCAAGTTCACTTTTCAGTAGGGCAACCTCTTCTATGGATTTCTCTAAGTTCTGCTCAAATGAATCCGCCTGTGTCAATGGTAGCAACTACGTAGAGAACAATGTTGGAAATGCCACATCTAAGTATATCATGTCTCCAAATCTTTCATCCAGCAGTGGCCGTGCCGAAGTTCATCACTCAAATCCTTTAACCTCGTCGCTTTTTATTCCATCTGCTAGCACTGCAACCACTGGTTTTCCTATGGGTTCCTCATTGTACTCCAGTCCATATGGAATCTGTCAGTTTAATACTGACGAATTAAGAACATTTAGGGATGGTACGCCATTCTCCTCTAGAGATGCCTTGCCAAACTTTCAGCATCACAACCTTA GTGATGGTCAGTGTTCAGGCCAAAATGGAGTTGATAAGTATAATGAGAGTAGTATGTTAACTTGTGAAGGAGGTAAGAAACGCTGCTTAGATGAAGTCCTGGGGAATTCTGACATGATGAATTCATCAAAAAGGCCTCAGATCAGCTCCAACCTGCCTGCAGAAACAGAGAAGCCTCAGAAGAAAGAGTTACTTCTTTTTAAGGATGTGGAGGATTCCTTTACTGTGTTGGGGATTTCTTTTGATGACAAAACGGAAGATGAAGCAGATCTGGATCTATCTCTGCACCTGTAG
- the LOC133868669 gene encoding F-box/kelch-repeat protein At1g30090, with translation MQRVRLSSQQAPVHKLGDSQITLSPKFRLAVMQSSLLNPSTDLELTLRGESLIPGLPDDVALNCLLRLPVQSHASCKAVCKRWHLLLGRKDRFFSRRKELGFKDPWLFVFAFHKYTEKIQWQVLDLTHFSWHTIPAMPCPCKVCPRAFRCVSIPHEGTLFVCGGMVFDVECPLDLVLKYEMQKNRWTVMNQMITARSFFASGVIDGMIYAAGGNSSELFELDSAEAMDPVKGNWCPIASMGTNMASYDAAVLNGKLLVTEGWLWPFNFSPRGQVYDPRTNNWESMAAGLREGWTGSSVVVYGHLFVVSELERMKLKVYDTDTDSWETIEGPPLPEQICKPFAVNSCDCRIFVVGRNLHVAVGNISRLPQKGSCNKKWTFFVQWQIVNAPESLSDLTPSSSQVLFA, from the coding sequence ATGCAAAGGGTCCGATTGTCTTCCCAACAGGCGCCTGTACACAAGCTGGGGGATTCCCAAATAACATTATCCCCCAAATTTAGGTTAGCAGTTATGCAATCTTCTTTGTTAAATCCTTCAACAGATTTAGAGTTAACTCTCAGGGGAGAATCCCTCATTCCGGGCCTTCCTGATGATGTTGCACTCAACTGTCTTCTCCGGCTTCCAGTCCAGAGCCATGCATCCTGCAAAGCTGTCTGCAAGCGGTGGCATCTACTGCTCGGTCGTAAAGATCGATTTTTCAGCCGAAGAAAGGAATTGGGCTTCAAGGACCCTTGGCTCTTTGTCTTTGCCTTCCACAAGTACACTGAAAAGATTCAGTGGCAGGTTCTTGACCTTACTCACTTCTCTTGGCATACTATCCCAGCAATGCCTTGTCCTTGCAAGGTTTGTCCCCGTGCATTTAGGTGTGTTTCAATCCCCCACGAGGGAACCCTGTTTGTTTGTGGGGGTATGGTTTTTGATGTAGAGTGTCCCCTCGACTTGGTTCTGAAATATGAGATGCAGAAGAACCGTTGGACTGTGATGAATCAAATGATCACTGCTAGGTCATTCTTTGCGAGTGGCGTCATCGATGGGATGATTTATGCGGCTGGAGGAAACAGCtcagaactttttgagcttgaCTCAGCTGAGGCTATGGATCCTGTTAAGGGGAATTGGTGTCCCATTGCGAGCATGGGAACAAATATGGCCTCTTATGATGCAGCAGTGCTGAATGGGAAACTTCTTGTGACAGAAGGCTGGTTATGGCCATTCAATTTCTCTCCCAGGGGTCAGGTCTATGATCCTAGAACAAATAATTGGGAGAGTATGGCAGCCGGGCTGAGAGAAGGTTGGACGGGTTCAAGTGTGGTGGTTTATGGGCACTTGTTTGTCGTTTCAGAGCTTGAAAGAATGAAGCTTAAGGTTTATGACACAGATACAGATTCCTGGGAAACAATAGAAGGCCCTCCTTTACCAGAACAAATATGCAAACCTTTTGCCGTGAATTCCTGTGATTGCAGAATCTTTGTTGTGGGTCGGAACCTTCATGTTGCTGTTGGTAATATCTCAAGGCTCCCCCAAAAGGGATCTTGCAATAAAAAGTGGACATTTTTTGTTCAATGGCAGATTGTGAACGCACCAGAAAGTTTATCTGACTTGACACCATCAAGCTCTCAGGTTCTGTTTGCGTAG
- the LOC133867761 gene encoding uncharacterized protein LOC133867761: MGAITSAVIAIAGVVLSWIAIEIACKPCLEQGRNAIDHSLNPDYDPDDDISSNIRAPLNPTSDFQESLADPTATVASPASSAPVKAV; encoded by the coding sequence ATGGGGGCGATTACGAGCGCAGTGATTGCAATAGCGGGGGTGGTGCTGAGCTGGATCGCCATCGAGATCGCCTGCAAGCCCTGCCTCGAGCAGGGCCGCAACGCCATCGACCACTCTCTCAACCCCGACTACGACCCCGACGACGACATTTCCTCCAACATTCGCGCCCCTCTCAACCCCACCTCCGATTTTCAAGAAAGCCTCGCCGATCCAACGGCCACCGTTGCTTCTCCAGCTTCCTCCGCTCCCGTCAAGGCCGTCTGA